A genomic window from Sanguibacter antarcticus includes:
- a CDS encoding copper chaperone PCu(A)C — MSARLTKPTVALATVALLALAGCSSSDTTTESPAASSDAPAATTASTAAESVTIENAWVKAADEGMSAAFGDLKNSGTEDVTVTSATTAASSMVELHETVENEDGEMAMRAKDGGFTIPAGGDLMLAPGGNHIMLMDLVDPVTAGDEITFTLTFSDDSTVEFTAPAKDYSGANENYEGADDEMSDMGDMTDATPSETDMNE; from the coding sequence ATGTCTGCACGCCTGACCAAGCCCACCGTCGCCCTGGCCACCGTCGCCCTCCTCGCCCTGGCCGGGTGCAGCAGCTCCGACACGACGACCGAGTCCCCGGCGGCATCGTCCGACGCTCCTGCCGCGACCACGGCGAGCACCGCCGCCGAGTCCGTGACCATCGAGAACGCCTGGGTCAAGGCTGCCGACGAGGGGATGTCGGCTGCCTTCGGCGACCTCAAGAACTCCGGCACCGAAGACGTCACCGTGACCTCCGCCACCACCGCAGCGTCCAGCATGGTCGAGCTGCACGAGACCGTGGAGAACGAGGACGGCGAGATGGCCATGCGCGCGAAGGACGGCGGCTTCACCATCCCCGCGGGCGGCGACCTGATGCTCGCGCCGGGCGGCAACCACATCATGCTCATGGACCTCGTCGACCCGGTCACGGCCGGTGACGAGATCACCTTCACGCTGACCTTCTCCGACGACTCCACCGTCGAGTTCACGGCGCCCGCCAAGGACTACTCGGGCGCGAACGAGAACTACGAAGGCGCAGACGACGAGATGAGCGACATGGGCGACATGACCGACGCGACCCCGTCCGAGACGGACATGAACGAATGA
- a CDS encoding LacI family DNA-binding transcriptional regulator has translation MAVTSADVAHASGVSRTTVSYVLNDRSGTTISDATRRRVLEAAEQLGYAPSAAARTLRRGRSDLVLVVLPHWPIGPVIDTLLDHLADDLAERGMSVLVHHGRGPRPLSDLWRVVTPHTVVGLTAFAPQDVQSMRRAGIRVVGTRIDAGHPDATSYAVSQRRIGQMQVEHLVARGRRRIGWAGPTDSRLAEFSEPRLVGVTEACTAAGLPAPVVATLELEVASARSAATIWHDAGADAVAAYNDDVALAVLAGLRAEGMAVPTDVAVIGVDDTPAARLACPALSTISQSIELQAAYLAAATIAALDGDDGRLPWPPDVLAVVGRDST, from the coding sequence GTGGCAGTGACCAGCGCGGACGTGGCGCACGCCAGCGGCGTGTCACGCACCACGGTGAGCTACGTGCTCAACGACCGCTCGGGCACGACGATCTCCGACGCCACCCGCCGCCGTGTGCTCGAGGCAGCGGAACAGCTCGGCTACGCACCGTCCGCCGCAGCCCGCACCCTGCGACGCGGCCGCAGCGACCTCGTCCTCGTCGTGCTGCCCCACTGGCCCATCGGCCCGGTCATCGACACGCTCCTCGACCACCTCGCCGACGACCTCGCCGAGCGAGGCATGTCCGTCCTCGTCCACCACGGCCGAGGCCCTCGCCCCCTCTCCGACCTGTGGCGGGTCGTCACACCGCACACCGTCGTGGGGCTCACCGCCTTCGCCCCGCAGGACGTCCAGTCGATGCGCCGAGCAGGCATCCGGGTGGTCGGCACCCGGATCGACGCAGGCCACCCGGACGCCACGTCGTACGCCGTCTCCCAGCGCCGGATCGGCCAGATGCAGGTCGAGCACCTCGTCGCACGCGGGCGTCGACGGATCGGCTGGGCAGGGCCGACCGACTCTCGCCTCGCGGAGTTCTCCGAGCCGCGCCTCGTCGGCGTCACCGAGGCGTGCACAGCAGCAGGCCTGCCCGCACCCGTCGTGGCCACGCTCGAGCTCGAGGTCGCCTCGGCCCGCTCCGCCGCGACGATCTGGCACGACGCCGGGGCCGACGCCGTCGCCGCATACAACGACGACGTGGCGCTCGCCGTCCTCGCCGGGCTGCGAGCCGAAGGGATGGCGGTCCCGACCGACGTGGCGGTCATCGGCGTCGACGACACCCCTGCTGCCCGGCTCGCGTGCCCGGCGCTGAGCACGATCTCCCAGTCCATCGAGCTGCAGGCCGCCTACCTGGCCGCCGCGACGATCGCGGCCCTGGACGGCGACGACGGCCGGCTGCCCTGGCCGCCGGACGTCCTCGCCGTCGTCGGACGCGACTCCACCTGA
- a CDS encoding DMT family transporter, whose product MSWIVLVVSGVLEAVWATALGRSDGFSRLGPSVVFGVALVASMGGLAYAMRELPVGTSYAVWVGIGAALTVTYAMLTGTETVSLVKILLVLGIVGCVVGLKLLH is encoded by the coding sequence ATGTCCTGGATCGTTCTTGTCGTGTCCGGAGTTCTCGAGGCCGTGTGGGCCACCGCGCTCGGAAGGTCCGACGGCTTCAGCCGCCTCGGACCGTCGGTCGTGTTCGGTGTCGCGCTCGTCGCGAGCATGGGAGGCCTCGCCTACGCGATGCGTGAGCTGCCGGTCGGCACGTCGTACGCCGTCTGGGTCGGTATCGGTGCTGCGCTCACCGTCACGTACGCGATGCTCACCGGCACCGAGACCGTCTCGCTCGTGAAGATCCTCCTCGTGCTGGGCATCGTGGGCTGCGTCGTCGGCCTCAAGCTCCTCCACTGA
- a CDS encoding GyrI-like domain-containing protein, translated as MTVIDDVGTTAAKYDIKRDLKAVYSAPTTDFVRVCVPPIQYLAVDGAGDPNTAPAYAEAIETLFGLSYAVKFASKTTLGRDYVVGPLEALWRSGDLGAFVSRDKGAWEWTAMIAQPAWITAELVDTVHARLAATKDLPASERVRLVVLDEGDSLQILHIGSYDDEAPTLHRLHEEHMPANSLTFAGDHHEVYLSDARRTAPARLRTILRQPVAPL; from the coding sequence GTGACGGTCATCGACGACGTGGGGACGACGGCAGCCAAGTACGACATCAAGCGAGATCTCAAGGCCGTGTACTCGGCACCGACGACAGACTTCGTCCGTGTCTGCGTGCCACCGATCCAGTATCTCGCGGTCGACGGTGCTGGTGACCCGAACACCGCGCCCGCGTATGCCGAGGCGATCGAGACTCTCTTCGGGCTGTCCTACGCCGTGAAGTTCGCGAGCAAGACGACGCTCGGTCGCGACTACGTGGTCGGTCCGCTCGAGGCGCTGTGGCGGTCGGGGGACCTGGGCGCGTTCGTGTCGCGCGACAAGGGCGCGTGGGAGTGGACGGCGATGATCGCGCAGCCCGCGTGGATCACGGCGGAGCTCGTCGACACCGTCCACGCCCGGCTCGCCGCGACGAAGGATCTTCCCGCCTCGGAGCGGGTCCGGCTCGTCGTGCTCGACGAGGGGGACTCGCTGCAGATCCTCCACATAGGCTCCTACGACGACGAGGCGCCCACCCTGCACCGGCTCCACGAGGAGCACATGCCCGCGAACAGCCTCACGTTCGCCGGCGACCACCACGAGGTCTATCTCAGCGACGCGCGCCGCACCGCTCCCGCGCGGCTCAGGACGATCCTGCGGCAGCCGGTCGCGCCGCTCTGA
- a CDS encoding Dyp-type peroxidase, giving the protein MTSRDQAHAPGRGGPSRRQLLFGGAVAGIGAVAAIGADALAQDDTPDAPTTEAEQALNGASTIDFYGIHQAGVETPPQAHATYLALDLRPEVDRDSLRRLMKVLTDDAARLTQGMEALADSEPELARIPARLTVTFGFGPELVRRAATDAAAPPEWLRPLPEFTIDQLEDAWSGGDLLVHIGADDALTVAHAQRMLLKDSRSFTTVRWVQTGFRRAHGSEKSGTTMRNLFGQVDGTVNPAPTTTDFGDVVWIADGWLAGGTSLVLRRIRMDLDGWDRLDRSGREQSTGRFLAHGAPLTGTDEHDEPDFDATTAIGFPVIPEFSHLRRARSEDTSQRIFRRGYSYDGAPTGDDVSSSGLLFAAYQVDVDAQYVPLQRRLDELDLLNQWTTPIGSAVFAIPPGCSEGGYIGDTLLA; this is encoded by the coding sequence ATGACGTCCCGCGACCAGGCGCACGCCCCTGGTCGCGGCGGACCCTCCCGGCGACAGCTCCTCTTCGGAGGGGCTGTCGCCGGGATCGGGGCTGTCGCCGCGATCGGCGCGGACGCGCTCGCACAGGACGACACCCCGGACGCCCCGACCACCGAGGCCGAGCAGGCCCTCAACGGTGCCAGCACGATCGACTTCTACGGCATCCACCAAGCCGGGGTCGAGACCCCGCCCCAGGCGCACGCGACCTACCTGGCGCTCGACCTGCGTCCCGAGGTCGACCGTGACAGCCTGCGCCGCCTCATGAAGGTGCTCACCGACGACGCCGCACGGCTGACACAGGGCATGGAGGCGCTCGCGGACTCGGAGCCCGAGCTCGCCCGCATCCCCGCGCGCCTCACCGTGACGTTCGGGTTCGGCCCCGAGCTCGTCCGTCGCGCAGCGACAGACGCCGCCGCGCCACCCGAGTGGCTGCGTCCGCTGCCGGAGTTCACGATCGACCAGCTCGAGGACGCGTGGAGCGGCGGGGACCTCCTCGTCCACATCGGCGCCGACGACGCGCTGACGGTCGCCCACGCCCAGCGGATGCTCCTCAAGGACTCCCGCAGCTTCACGACGGTGCGCTGGGTCCAGACCGGCTTCCGTCGGGCCCACGGCTCGGAGAAGTCCGGCACCACCATGCGCAACCTCTTCGGCCAGGTCGACGGCACCGTCAACCCCGCACCGACCACGACCGACTTCGGTGACGTCGTCTGGATCGCCGACGGGTGGCTCGCCGGCGGGACGAGCCTCGTCCTGCGACGGATCCGCATGGACCTCGACGGTTGGGACCGCCTCGACCGCAGCGGACGAGAGCAGTCCACCGGGCGGTTCCTCGCGCACGGCGCACCGCTCACCGGCACCGACGAGCACGACGAGCCCGACTTCGACGCGACCACCGCGATCGGCTTCCCCGTCATCCCGGAGTTCTCCCACCTGCGCCGGGCCCGCTCCGAGGACACCTCGCAGCGGATCTTCCGCCGCGGGTACAGCTACGACGGCGCTCCCACCGGGGACGACGTCTCGAGCTCGGGTCTCCTGTTCGCCGCCTACCAGGTCGACGTCGACGCCCAGTACGTCCCCCTCCAGCGTCGGCTCGACGAGCTCGACCTCCTCAACCAGTGGACCACCCCGATCGGCTCGGCCGTCTTCGCGATCCCGCCCGGCTGCTCCGAGGGCGGATACATCGGCGACACGCTCCTCGCGTGA
- a CDS encoding NUDIX domain-containing protein has product MNPWTTRTSTVVYENPWIRVREDAVDRPDGTPGIYGVVEIRNPSVFVVPLTEDDEVVLVEVARYATSTLSLEVPAGGSDGEDLLLAAQRELREETGLAASSWERLGTMFALNGVCDAIEHVYLARGLHTAEEAAEQAAEGITGTRTLPWSEVMGLVRDGTITDGETVAALMYAAIALGRVG; this is encoded by the coding sequence ATGAATCCTTGGACCACCCGCACGTCGACCGTCGTCTACGAGAACCCGTGGATCCGGGTCCGCGAGGATGCCGTCGACCGGCCCGACGGCACCCCGGGGATCTACGGCGTGGTCGAGATTCGCAACCCCTCGGTCTTCGTCGTGCCGCTCACGGAGGACGACGAGGTCGTCCTCGTGGAGGTGGCCCGGTACGCGACCAGCACCCTGTCCTTGGAGGTGCCCGCGGGCGGCTCGGACGGCGAGGACCTGCTGCTCGCCGCCCAGCGCGAGCTCCGCGAGGAGACGGGCCTGGCCGCGTCGTCGTGGGAACGGCTCGGCACGATGTTCGCGCTCAACGGCGTCTGCGACGCGATCGAGCACGTCTACCTCGCTCGGGGCCTGCACACCGCCGAGGAGGCCGCCGAGCAGGCTGCCGAGGGCATCACGGGCACCCGGACGCTCCCGTGGTCCGAGGTCATGGGGCTCGTGCGGGACGGGACCATCACGGACGGCGAGACGGTCGCGGCCCTCATGTATGCGGCGATCGCCCTGGGTCGCGTCGGATGA
- a CDS encoding cation diffusion facilitator family transporter gives MSGGHSHTHGTATGRHRQRLVWVLAITLSVVGIQVVGGLVSGSLALLADAGHMLTDATGVAIALLATGLAARPPDKSRTFGLQRAEILAALANALLLGGLAVWVIVEAVQRWDDPPEVGTTLMLVTATLGALANLASLLLLRQGEKESLNLRGAYLEVLGDLVGSVAVIIAGVVIATTGYARADVVASLAIGLFILPRAWSLLRSVVDVLLEATPRGLDLDTVREHVRGVPGVVDVHDLHAWTITSGVPALSAHVVVDDECIARGRSGEVLDALAECLSTDFAISHCTFQLEPAEHQGHELVHHD, from the coding sequence ATGAGCGGCGGGCACAGCCACACCCACGGCACCGCGACCGGCCGTCACCGCCAGCGCCTCGTCTGGGTGCTCGCGATCACCCTGAGCGTCGTCGGGATCCAGGTGGTCGGCGGTCTCGTCTCCGGGTCGCTCGCGCTCCTGGCCGACGCCGGCCACATGCTCACCGACGCCACCGGCGTCGCGATCGCGCTCCTCGCGACCGGTCTGGCCGCCCGACCGCCCGACAAGAGCCGGACGTTCGGCCTCCAGCGTGCCGAGATCCTCGCCGCGCTCGCCAACGCGCTGCTCCTCGGAGGGCTCGCCGTCTGGGTCATCGTCGAGGCGGTGCAGCGGTGGGACGACCCTCCCGAGGTCGGGACCACGCTCATGCTCGTCACCGCGACGCTCGGCGCGCTCGCCAACCTCGCAAGCCTCCTGCTGCTGCGCCAGGGCGAGAAGGAGAGCCTCAACCTCCGTGGGGCCTATCTCGAGGTCCTCGGAGACCTCGTCGGCTCCGTCGCTGTCATCATCGCGGGAGTCGTCATCGCGACCACCGGCTACGCCCGGGCCGACGTCGTCGCGTCGCTCGCGATCGGGCTCTTCATCCTGCCGCGCGCATGGTCGCTCCTGCGTTCGGTCGTCGACGTCCTGCTGGAGGCGACCCCGCGCGGTCTCGATCTCGACACCGTGCGCGAGCACGTCCGAGGAGTCCCCGGGGTGGTCGACGTCCACGACCTGCACGCGTGGACCATCACGAGCGGGGTCCCTGCCCTCTCGGCCCATGTCGTCGTCGACGACGAGTGCATCGCACGAGGCCGGTCCGGAGAGGTCCTCGATGCCCTCGCCGAGTGCTTGTCCACCGACTTCGCGATCAGCCACTGCACGTTCCAGCTCGAGCCCGCCGAGCACCAGGGCCACGAGCTCGTCCACCACGACTGA
- a CDS encoding copper resistance CopC family protein has protein sequence MRTHVARLLALLLATFGLVAVSLAPASAHDSIISSDPADGAELTVSPPQITLTFTDEIQAVGSQVLVVDDAGTQVAAGVPAIDGASATFDMPPLANGPYGVTWRVVSADGHPIDGTFAFSVADPASTVDPAPEVTALEEPLESPSAEPTDTSTTAPEPSAEATSTAADADTDTEDSLPWPGIIIGGTLGLCAGIGVLVWSRWRKNRNG, from the coding sequence GTGAGAACCCACGTCGCACGCCTCCTTGCCCTGCTCCTCGCCACCTTCGGGCTCGTGGCGGTCTCCCTCGCGCCGGCCAGCGCGCACGACAGCATCATCAGCTCGGACCCGGCCGACGGCGCCGAGCTCACCGTCAGCCCCCCGCAGATCACGCTGACGTTCACCGACGAGATCCAGGCCGTCGGCAGCCAGGTCCTCGTCGTCGACGACGCAGGAACCCAGGTCGCTGCCGGCGTGCCCGCGATCGACGGGGCGAGCGCGACCTTCGACATGCCGCCGCTCGCCAACGGCCCCTACGGCGTCACCTGGCGGGTCGTGTCCGCCGACGGCCACCCGATCGACGGCACCTTCGCCTTCTCGGTCGCAGACCCCGCCAGCACCGTCGACCCGGCTCCCGAGGTGACCGCGCTCGAGGAGCCCCTCGAGTCCCCTTCCGCCGAACCGACCGACACATCGACGACCGCACCGGAACCGTCCGCCGAGGCAACCTCGACCGCCGCTGACGCTGACACCGACACCGAGGACTCCCTCCCGTGGCCTGGCATCATCATCGGCGGCACGCTCGGCCTCTGCGCCGGGATCGGCGTCCTGGTCTGGTCCAGGTGGCGCAAGAATCGGAACGGATAA
- a CDS encoding GNAT family N-acetyltransferase — translation MPSPGPTRLTTLDDAATFADLMVRNREFLAPWEPARPDTYFTEQGQRAVVEAVLEQHAQGTCMPLTILDGAGEVVGRITLSGIVRGAFQSCSVGYWVSAHANGHGLATAAVGDAVRVAFDVLGLHRVQGETLLHNAASQRVLQRNGFVRIGTAPDYLQIAGRWQDHAIYQVVRPAASATH, via the coding sequence ATGCCGTCGCCCGGCCCCACCCGCCTCACGACGCTCGACGACGCCGCGACGTTCGCAGACCTCATGGTGCGCAACCGGGAGTTCCTCGCGCCGTGGGAGCCCGCCCGGCCGGACACGTACTTCACCGAGCAGGGTCAGCGGGCCGTCGTCGAGGCCGTGCTGGAGCAGCACGCCCAGGGGACCTGCATGCCGCTGACGATCCTCGACGGTGCGGGGGAGGTTGTCGGCCGGATCACGCTCAGCGGCATCGTCCGCGGCGCGTTCCAGTCGTGCAGCGTGGGCTACTGGGTGAGCGCGCACGCGAACGGGCACGGCCTGGCGACGGCCGCGGTGGGCGACGCGGTGCGGGTCGCGTTCGACGTCCTCGGGCTGCACCGCGTGCAGGGCGAGACGCTCCTGCACAACGCTGCGTCGCAGCGTGTGCTGCAGCGCAACGGCTTCGTCCGCATCGGCACAGCACCCGACTATCTCCAGATCGCGGGGCGCTGGCAGGACCACGCGATCTATCAGGTCGTCCGACCCGCAGCCAGCGCGACGCACTGA
- a CDS encoding C40 family peptidase, whose amino-acid sequence MTVRPRPAQHRSDRRARTPLTDLATSASTSASIIGRRTALFAASSGLLVSLMGAAPASASTAPSASTTVDLDALTTQARAALETAPAVTSTADATWSVELTTITVTPAPEPVPEPVVEPEPVRATTSRSAERSAVTSTVVTEAAPVIEAAPVAVPASASGSAIIDAASRYVGVPYVSGGSTPSGFDCSGFTSYVFAQVGISLPRTSSAQAGVGTIVSRADAQPGDLIYSPGHIAIYAGGNTQIDSPRPGKTIQFRDIWQADPVFIRVG is encoded by the coding sequence ATGACTGTTCGACCCCGCCCGGCCCAGCACCGCTCAGACCGACGAGCACGCACGCCCCTGACCGATCTCGCGACGAGCGCGAGCACCAGCGCCAGCATCATCGGCCGACGCACAGCACTCTTCGCCGCGTCGTCGGGCCTTCTCGTCTCTCTCATGGGCGCTGCCCCCGCGAGCGCCTCGACAGCACCGTCCGCCTCGACCACCGTCGACCTCGACGCGCTGACGACGCAGGCCCGCGCCGCCCTCGAGACGGCACCCGCTGTGACGAGCACGGCGGACGCGACCTGGTCCGTCGAGCTGACGACCATCACCGTGACGCCGGCGCCCGAGCCGGTCCCGGAGCCCGTCGTGGAGCCGGAGCCTGTGCGTGCGACGACGTCGCGCTCGGCGGAGCGCTCGGCAGTCACGTCGACCGTCGTCACGGAGGCGGCTCCCGTGATCGAGGCTGCTCCTGTCGCGGTGCCTGCGTCGGCGAGCGGCAGCGCGATCATCGACGCGGCCAGCCGCTACGTCGGCGTCCCGTACGTCTCGGGCGGCAGCACGCCGTCGGGCTTCGACTGCTCCGGGTTCACGTCGTACGTCTTCGCTCAGGTCGGCATCTCGTTGCCCCGGACCTCGTCCGCGCAGGCCGGCGTGGGCACGATCGTCTCCCGCGCCGACGCTCAGCCCGGCGACCTCATCTACTCCCCCGGCCACATCGCGATCTACGCCGGCGGCAACACCCAGATCGACTCACCCCGCCCGGGCAAGACGATCCAGTTCCGCGACATCTGGCAGGCCGACCCCGTCTTCATCCGCGTCGGCTGA
- a CDS encoding adenylyl cyclase — translation MSPARPRRRGRLSLTVAAVATAALVTSGAAAAGPVAPAVADVSASSTFSAGRSTPSVDLGENVIVFDESMATADIESQANAIADAQVDNEMGTARWSLLFKPGTYGTAADPLQIRVGYYTEVAGLGASPADVVINGKIESYNRCLTADNCIALNTFWRSLSNLTLDISAEGQDGCRGTANFWAVSQAVSVRRLDVRADEGDPTFSLMDYCTNGPQYASGGFIADSRFGTVVNGSQQQWLTRNSVVDEWSNGVWNQVFSGVEGAPDDAGFPDPTYTTVDNTPVSREKPYLFVDSRGAYKVRVPQAQTESRGISWADGTTAGRSISLSDFYVASPGDSVKTINSQLARGKNLLLTPGVYDVDSSITVKRANTVVLGMGQATLTAVGGSTPLVVSDVPGIVVAGVTIDAGTEKSDVLLQVGSVRNGNGNGNSSSSWLRKITTPNPITLSDVYFRVGGPHVGKTDTAMRIDADGVLIDHTWVWRADHGVEGFTDGVNGDTDRWNTNTGTTGVVVTGDDVTATGLFVEHFQQRNLLWEGERGTVILFQNELPYDPPTQADWTQPDGTLGWPGYTVAADVETHTLFGAGVYVFNQNNPDIVTASGFSVPSTPGVQLNHVMTVNLNAGTVQHVVNDTGAQVDSSAPGVPSFVTVYPEP, via the coding sequence ATGTCACCAGCACGTCCGAGGCGCCGAGGGCGCCTCTCCCTCACGGTCGCGGCTGTCGCGACCGCAGCGCTCGTCACGTCCGGGGCTGCCGCCGCAGGCCCGGTAGCACCCGCGGTCGCAGACGTCTCGGCCAGCAGCACTTTCTCGGCCGGCCGCTCCACACCGTCCGTCGACCTCGGTGAGAACGTCATCGTCTTCGACGAGTCGATGGCGACCGCGGACATCGAGTCGCAGGCGAACGCGATCGCCGACGCCCAGGTCGACAACGAGATGGGCACCGCCCGCTGGAGCCTGCTGTTCAAGCCCGGCACCTACGGGACCGCCGCCGACCCGCTGCAGATCCGGGTCGGCTACTACACCGAGGTCGCCGGTCTCGGCGCGTCCCCGGCCGACGTCGTCATCAACGGCAAGATCGAGAGCTACAACCGCTGCCTCACCGCAGACAACTGCATCGCGCTGAACACCTTCTGGCGCTCGTTGTCGAACCTCACGCTCGACATCAGCGCCGAGGGACAGGACGGGTGCCGCGGGACGGCCAACTTCTGGGCCGTCTCCCAGGCTGTCTCGGTCCGTCGGCTCGACGTCCGTGCAGACGAGGGCGACCCGACCTTCTCGCTCATGGACTACTGCACGAACGGCCCGCAGTACGCCTCGGGCGGGTTCATCGCCGACTCCCGCTTCGGCACCGTCGTCAACGGCTCCCAGCAGCAGTGGCTGACGCGCAACAGCGTCGTGGACGAGTGGAGCAACGGCGTCTGGAACCAGGTCTTCTCCGGGGTCGAGGGCGCGCCCGACGACGCCGGCTTCCCCGACCCGACGTACACGACCGTGGACAACACCCCGGTGAGCCGCGAGAAGCCGTACCTCTTCGTCGACTCCCGTGGCGCCTACAAGGTCCGCGTGCCCCAGGCGCAGACCGAGAGCCGAGGGATCTCGTGGGCCGACGGCACGACCGCCGGGCGCAGCATCTCGCTCTCAGACTTCTACGTCGCGTCTCCTGGCGACTCGGTGAAGACCATCAACAGCCAGCTCGCACGCGGCAAGAACCTCCTCCTCACCCCGGGCGTCTACGACGTAGACAGCAGCATCACGGTGAAGCGGGCGAACACCGTCGTCCTGGGCATGGGCCAGGCCACGCTGACCGCGGTGGGAGGGTCCACCCCCTTGGTCGTCTCAGACGTCCCCGGGATCGTCGTCGCGGGAGTGACGATCGACGCGGGAACCGAGAAGTCTGACGTGCTGCTCCAGGTCGGCAGCGTGCGCAACGGCAACGGCAACGGCAACAGCTCGTCGAGCTGGCTCCGCAAGATCACGACGCCTAACCCCATCACGCTCTCCGACGTCTACTTCCGCGTCGGTGGACCGCACGTCGGCAAGACCGACACCGCGATGCGGATCGACGCCGACGGCGTGCTCATCGACCACACCTGGGTGTGGCGTGCCGACCACGGCGTCGAAGGCTTCACGGACGGCGTGAACGGCGACACCGACCGGTGGAACACGAACACCGGCACCACCGGTGTCGTGGTCACCGGCGACGACGTGACCGCCACCGGCCTCTTCGTCGAGCACTTCCAGCAGCGCAACCTGCTCTGGGAGGGCGAGCGCGGGACAGTGATCCTGTTCCAGAACGAGCTGCCCTACGACCCGCCCACGCAGGCCGACTGGACCCAGCCCGACGGGACGCTCGGCTGGCCGGGATACACGGTGGCCGCTGACGTGGAGACCCACACGTTGTTCGGGGCAGGTGTCTACGTGTTCAACCAGAACAACCCCGACATCGTGACAGCGTCCGGCTTCTCGGTGCCGAGCACGCCCGGGGTCCAGCTGAACCACGTCATGACCGTCAACCTCAACGCCGGGACCGTCCAGCACGTCGTCAACGACACCGGTGCACAGGTCGACTCGAGCGCACCGGGTGTGCCGAGCTTCGTCACGGTGTACCCGGAGCCGTGA
- a CDS encoding DUF305 domain-containing protein, which yields MKTPRTAAVAVSLALLGALAACGGESDSPAPEVASDAPAPTHTDVDASFAQLMTVHHQTAEEMSGLAEINGGSQDIKDLAVNITDVRDTEVDAMTWWLKVWGEESAASAEANGLDYTSMQMDGLSPEEVMYQLGGLSGAEFDQRYLELMIVHHKNANNAAQKEIRDGANGDAIRLAEAIVATQNEEITTMETMQTALTGF from the coding sequence ATGAAGACCCCCCGTACCGCTGCCGTTGCAGTGTCCCTGGCGCTGTTGGGCGCCCTTGCTGCGTGCGGCGGTGAGTCGGACTCGCCCGCTCCCGAGGTCGCGTCTGATGCTCCGGCCCCGACCCACACAGACGTCGACGCCTCGTTCGCGCAGCTCATGACGGTGCACCACCAGACCGCTGAGGAGATGTCCGGTCTCGCCGAGATCAACGGCGGGTCGCAGGACATCAAGGACCTCGCGGTCAACATCACGGACGTCCGGGACACCGAGGTCGACGCGATGACGTGGTGGCTCAAGGTGTGGGGCGAGGAGAGCGCGGCGAGCGCCGAGGCGAACGGTCTGGACTACACGAGCATGCAGATGGACGGGCTCTCGCCCGAGGAGGTCATGTATCAGCTCGGAGGTCTTTCTGGGGCGGAATTCGACCAGCGCTATCTCGAGCTCATGATCGTCCACCACAAGAATGCGAACAACGCCGCACAGAAGGAGATCAGGGACGGCGCCAACGGCGACGCCATCCGGCTCGCTGAGGCGATCGTCGCGACCCAGAACGAGGAGATCACCACGATGGAGACGATGCAGACGGCGCTCACCGGATTCTGA
- a CDS encoding copper resistance CopC family protein, which produces MTVHPPRAALRTAGTGALLAFLVTVGAPSASAHDELLDSSPGEGEHLDVAPTYVTLTFSDDILTIGPAVIVTDDSGATWTDGDPTIEDADLVVPLADDIPDGSYEVRWRVVSADGHPISGVVPFTVGDAQAAGTTGTTDTAPPSATAPDAEGSAPDTEASEAPSADAAASTTTDTSTSPSWVRPVVVGAAGALVATALFWGVPRLVRRRPPNQPGDPS; this is translated from the coding sequence ATGACTGTTCATCCACCTCGCGCTGCCCTGCGCACGGCCGGGACCGGAGCGCTCCTCGCGTTCCTCGTCACGGTCGGCGCACCGTCAGCCAGCGCGCACGACGAGCTGCTCGACAGCTCCCCTGGTGAGGGGGAGCATCTCGACGTCGCCCCGACGTACGTGACGTTGACGTTCTCGGACGACATCCTCACCATCGGCCCCGCGGTGATCGTCACCGACGACAGCGGTGCCACCTGGACCGACGGTGACCCCACGATCGAGGACGCCGACCTCGTCGTGCCGCTGGCAGACGACATCCCGGACGGGTCGTACGAGGTGCGCTGGCGCGTCGTGTCGGCCGACGGTCACCCGATCTCCGGCGTCGTCCCCTTCACCGTCGGCGACGCCCAGGCCGCTGGCACGACCGGCACGACGGACACCGCTCCGCCGTCCGCGACGGCGCCTGACGCCGAGGGGTCCGCGCCAGACACCGAGGCGTCGGAGGCACCCTCTGCTGACGCCGCCGCCAGCACCACCACGGACACCTCGACGTCGCCGTCGTGGGTCCGGCCCGTCGTCGTCGGTGCGGCGGGCGCGCTCGTCGCGACCGCCCTCTTCTGGGGGGTGCCGCGTCTCGTGCGCCGTCGTCCTCCCAACCAGCCCGGCGACCCCTCGTGA